One window of Myxocyprinus asiaticus isolate MX2 ecotype Aquarium Trade chromosome 6, UBuf_Myxa_2, whole genome shotgun sequence genomic DNA carries:
- the LOC127441924 gene encoding otolith matrix protein 1: MHHPGRHLAVALLLLVLISLSTENNIIRWCTVSDAEEQKCLDLAGNATARNIRGQLRCVRGQSPTDCMKQIKNGTADASTMYADEIYTAGFCYGLDVAVGESYNGVDGINYYVVALARTSSSDLSLLEMHERSSCHPGMRTTVGWTVPIGFLVNTSQISVDEQCNFPHAVGDFFGYSCVPGVKDPEHDPKGNNPRNLCEACIGDENDRHICANNPRERHFGEAGALRCVAENLGDVAFVKHTTVFDNMQGKNQESWALDLELEDLKLLCPDGSETDLFQHERCHLAVVPTNAVVVRLEDKCRVYKFLERVQNAFANATEGFSLFSSVGYGQPDVLFSDSTKKMLRVMGTYTSWLGPSYTTILKAFECEGLC; encoded by the exons ATGCATCATCCAGGACGACACCTTGCTGTGGCTTTGCTCCTACTTGTTCTGATCTCATTGTCCACTGAAAACAACATTA TCAGATGGTGTACAGTGTCCGATGCTGAAGAACAGAAGTGTTTGGATTTAGCCGGGAATGCCACAGCCAGGAATATTCGCGGACAACTACGATGTGTGAGGGGCCAAAGTCCGACAGACTGTATGAAGCAAATTAAG AACGGAACTGCAGATGCCTCCACTATGTATGCTGATGAGATCTACACAGCTGGATTTTGCTATGGCTTAGATGTGGCTGTTGGAGAGTCTTATAATGGTGTTG ATGGCATTAATTACTACGTGGTTGCCCTGGCACGGACATCATCCAGTGATCTGTCGCTGCTGGAGATGCATGAGCGCAGCTCCTGTCACCCTGGGATGAGGACTACAGTGGGCTGGACTGTCCCAATCGGCTTCCTGGTCAACACATCGCAGATCAGTGTGGATGAGCAGTGCAACTTTCCCCACG CGGTGGGGGATTTCTTTGGCTACAGCTGTGTCCCTGGAGTGAAGGATCCAGAACATGATCCCAAGGGAAACAATCCAAGGAACCTGTGTGAGGCCTGCATTGGGGACGAGAACGACCGTCACATCTGCGCCAACAACCCTCGGGAACGGCACTTCGGGGAGGCTGGAGCTCTCAG ATGTGTGGCAGAAAATCTTGGAGATGTTGCTTTTGTGAAGCACACCACAGTCTTTGACAACATGCAGG GTAAGAACCAGGAGTCATGGGCTCTGGACCTGGAACTGGAGGACTTGAAGCTCTTGTGTCCTGACGGGAGCGAAACTGACCTGTTCCAGCatgagcgctgccacctggctgTGGTGCCAACCAATGCTGTGGTAGTGCGCTTGGAGGACAAATGCCGTGTTTACAAGTTCTTGGAACGTGTGCAG AATGCATTTGCCAATGCCACAGAAGGATTCTCTTTGTTCAGCTCTGTGGGTTATGGGCAACCTGACGTGCTTTTTAGCGATTCCACCAAAAAGATGCTACGTGTTATGGGAACCTACACCTCCTGGTTGGGGCCCAGTTACACCACCATACTGAAGGCTTTTGAGTGTGAAG gtttgtgttaa